The segment CTCTTTCCTAGCTGCAGCCGGGTTTCAGAACAGATAAAGGCCCCTGATGCATCCGGCCGGCAAATCGTCCGGCCTCCATCCGGGGCCTTTATACTGAAACTGTTTCTCAAAAATAAATACTGACGAATAACTGGTTTTACTTGTTCTCAGCCTTCAGGGCTTTCAGCTCATCAAATACAACATCGTTAAGCACCTTGATGTAGGTTCCCTTCATTCCGGAAGAACGAGACTCAATGACGCCGGCGCTCTCAAACTTGCGCAGCGCGTTTACGATTACGGATCTTGTAATTCCCACTCTGTCTGCAATCTTGCTTGCAACCAGGATTCCCTCGTTGCCTTCCAGTTCATCGAAAATGTGTGTGATTGCCTCAAGCTCAGAGAAGGATAAGGTGCTGATGGCGGATTTAACAATCTGAATCTTCCTTGTCTCCTCAGCATTCTCCTCGTTTACGGAACGCATCATCTCCAGGCCCACTACGGTGGTGCCGTACTCGCTCAGGATAATGTCGTCGATATCATACTGCTCATCTGACTTATAGATGAACAGGGTTCCCAGACGCTCTCCCGACATGTCGATTGGCGTGATAATCGCCTGATATTTCTTTACGTTTTCCTCTGCAAAGCCTAGAGTTGCCAGATTCACATTTTCTTTTGTCGACAATACATTCAAAAGACGCTCGTTTAACATATGGTCAACAAAGCCGCCTACCTGATCCTCAATCAGCTCCTCGATCTCATCAATCCCCGGGCAGATAGCCACTCCGAGAACCTTTCCCTTCTTGCTGATGACAAGAATATTCGAGTGAAGAATCTCACTGAGAACTTCACAGATGTCGTTGAATACCACCTTGTGTGAATGATTGTTATGCAATAATTTGTTAATTTTCCTTGTTTTGTCCAACAACTGAACGCTCATTACCAGTTACCTCCTTTTCTTAATCATAGTATTTTAAAATTATTGCTTGCTCAAATAAATTGTAACACGATTTTGTTTTAATAACAAGAGTTTTTCTGGTTTTTTCAACTTTCTTAATAGTTTTTTTTAGTAGCTGGTATAGCTGCAGATGTTTCACAGGTCATTTTCTTCCTGACAGCATTCTGAACAATCACCGAGCTGGCTTTCAACTCTCAGTTTAAAGCATCTCCGCCCTCCCCTGGCGGCTCCTCCATACCAGGGCTGTCTGCTGCAGCGCATTGGCTTCTTCGGCACAAAACAGGCAGGTACCGTTCAGGGAACCTGCCTGCCGATCATCTATTCCTGCTGCTGTCTGTTTTCCTTCGTCTTTACATAGCCGCACTCCTTATTGGTGCACAGGAGTTTGTTGCCCTTCTCCACCATCAGACCGCCGCACTCCGGGCAGCGCTCAGCAGAGGGCTTCTGCCATGACATGAAGTCGCACTCCGGGTTATTCTCACATCCGTAATACTTTCTGCCCTTCTTTGTCTTGCGGATCACAATCTCCTTTCCGCACTTTGGACAGGCGACCCCAATCTTTTCCAGGTAAGGCTTGGTATTCCGGCACTCCGGGAAGCCCGGGCAAGCCAGAAATTTCCCATGAGGACCGTATTTGATGACCATCATCCGGCCGCACAGGTCACAGGGCACATCGCTGACCTCATCAGCGATCTTCACTGCCTCCAGCTTCTTTTCCGCCTCCTTCACCGCCTCCTCCAAATCGGGATAGAAGTTCTCAATAACCGTTTTCCACTGTACCGTGCCGTCCCCGATCCGATCCAGCAGGTACTCCATATTGGCGGTAAAGGCAGTGTCCACAATGCTCGGAAACGCCTTCTTCATCATGCGGTTGACTACTTCGCCTAACTCTGTCACATAGAGGTTTTTATTCTCCTTCACCACATACCGCCTTGCAAGGATGGTTGTGATCGTCGGCGCATAGGTACTGGGGCGGCCAATCCCCTGCTCCTCAAGAGCCTTTACCAGAGATGCCTCTGTGTAGTGGGCCGGCGGCTGAGTAAAATGCTGACTGCTCTCAAGAGCCTCGCATGCAAGCACATCGCCTTTCTCCAGCTTTTCTGAGAGGACTGTGCTCTCCTCCTTCTCATCCTCCTGCACGTAGACAGACATAAAGCCGTCAAATTTCAGCTTGGAGGCAGACAGAGTAAAAAGGTATTCTCCGCCTGCATACCCGGCTGCCACGCGGACGGATGTGGTCTCATACACGGCAGCCTGCATCCGGCTGGCCGCAAACCGCTTCCAGATCAGCTGGTACAGGCGGAACAGATCCCTCGCCAGAGATTCCTTCACCACGGCAGGAGTCAGGGAGATGTCTGTGGGACGGATAGCCTCGTGGGCGTCCTGAATCTTGGCTCCTCCCTTTTTCACCGCTTCCTCTGTGGATACATACTGTTTTCCATATTTCTCTTCGATAAACTCCCTGGCTGTCTTGTCGGCCTCCTCGGCGACACGGGTGGAGTCTGTACGCAGATAGGTGATAAGTCCTATGGTTCCCTTTCCCTCAATATCCACGCCCTCGTAAAGCTGCTGGGCAAGCCTCATGGTTTTCTGGGTGGAGAAATTAAGGGTCTTGGACGCCTCCTGCTGAAGCGTGCTGGTGGTAAACGGGATCGGAGCCTTCTTCACTCTCTCCCCTGTCTTTACTTCATCCACCGTATACTGGGCTCCCTCAAGAGCTGCTGTGACAGCTTCCAGCTCCTCTTTTTTGTGGATGGCCATACGGCCCTCCCTGGTTCCGTAAAATTTGGCTGTCAGCTTTTTCTTTGAGCCTTTTGCCTTGAGTTTTGCTTCCAGATTCCAGTATTCCTCCGGGATAAAGGAGCTGATCTCTTCCTCCCTGTCGCAGATCATGCGCAGCGCCACTGACTGCACGCGGCCCGCACTCAGCCCTCTCTTTACCTTCGCCCAGAGAAGCGGGCTGATCCGATAGCCGATCATGCGGTCCAGAACGCGTCTTGCCTGCTGGGCGTCCACCAGGTTCATATCAATCGCCCTCGGCGTCTTTAAAGCCGCCTTTACGGCATTTTTCGTGATCTCATTGAATGTAATCCTGTATACCTTCTTATCTTTGCAGTCCTCCAGCTTCAGAGCCTTGGAAAGATGCCAGGAAATCGCCTCTCCCTCCCGATCAGGGTCAGTAGCCAGATAAATCTTGTCTGCCTTTTTTACTTCTTTTCTGAGCTTTGCCAGAATGTCCCCCTTGCCCCGGATGGTAATATATTTCGGTTCATAGCCATGTTCAATGTCAATCCCCATCTGGCTTTTGGGCATATCCCTCACATGCCCGTTGGAAGCGTCCACCTCATAATTTGAACCGAGAAATTTCTTGATCGTCTTCACCTTTGCCGGTGACTCCACAATTACCAAATTTTTAGCCATAGCCAACTCCTACCTGAATTTCCTAACGTAATACTGGTTTGATGTCTGGACGGCGAATCCGTCCAGTTCCAGTTTTAAAAGGACTGCCGTACATTCCCCGGCAGGCAGCCCGCTCTCCGTCACAATCTGTTCCAGATGCTTCGGTTGTAAATCTAGGCAACTATACACCATTTTCTCGTTCTTGACAAGACCATTTTCAGTTTTTTTCATAATCTTCCCGTTTTTTTCACTTTTCATGCCCAGAAGGTTCAGCACATCCTCCGGCGTCATGAGAAGCCCGGCGCCGGACTGTATTAGCTCATTGCAGCCGGCGCTTAAGGGATCGGTAACGCGTCCTGGAACTGCAAACACATCCCTTCCCTGCTCCAGAGCCAGACCTGCCGTAATCAGGGAACCGCTCCTTTTCCTGGCCTCCACCACGATCACCAGATCGGAAAGGCCGCTGATAATCCTGTTTCTCATGGGAAAATTGGCGGGGTACGGCGGTGTTTTCGGCACAAACTCCGTGATCAGCCCACCCTGCAGCCCTATCCGCTCAGCCAGCTCCGTATGCTCTCTCGGATAGCAGATGTCGATCCCGCAGCCGAGAATCCCGTAAGTGTCCCCGCCTGCCTCCAGCGCTCCCCCATGCCCTGCCCCGTCGATTCCCAGAGCCAGTCCGCTCACCACCTGAACTCCCGCTCTGGCCAGCTCTCTGGACAGGTACCTGGCCTCCTCCCTTCCATAGTAGCTGCATCCCCTCGCTCCTATGACAGCTGCCGAAGGCCTCTGATCCTCCGGCAGCCTTCCCTTTACGAACAGCCCCAGAGGCATGCCCGGAAGCTCTCTGAGCCGCTCAGGATAGCCGCTGTCGTAGATTGTGATAAAGTCTATTCCCCTCTCCCTGAGCCTATGATATTCTTCTGTGCAGGACTCCAGATTCCTTTTTTCTGAAAGGATCGCTCCCCTCTCTCTGGCCGTCAGGAAGTGACAGGCCTTAAGCTCCTGTTCCTTCATATAATATATGCTTCTGAATCCTCCCGTCTCATTCAGGAGGCGCTCCATTTTTTCGGCCCTCAGCCCTGGCACATGGCACAGCCAGTAGAGATATTCCTTTTCTGTCATTTCCGAAACCCCCAATATCTTTTTTCAAAGCTCCTGTAGGACACAGCCTCGCTCAGATGCACGCGTCCAATCTGCCTCTCTCCGTCCAGATCAGCGGCTGTGCGGGCCGCCTTGAGTATCTTCTCAAGCCCTCTCGCGCTGAAGCCGTAGCTTCTGTATACAGCCTGAAGGAATTTTTCGTCCTCCGGCCTGAGCCGGCAGAATTCTTCTGTTTCCGCAGGCCCCATCTCACTGTTAAACCGGATGGCCATGCCCTTGAAGCGCTCCTTCTGCATGTTTCTGGCTCTTTCCACGCGTTTTTTCATTGAGGCTGAACATTCCTCCGCCTCCTTCTGTTTCGCGCCGTCCTGCCCCCGCAGATCGCTGTAGGACACGGCAGGCACCTCCACTCCCAGATCAATCCGATCGAGAAACGGCCCGGACACCCTGCTCAGATACCTTCTGATCTGCGCTTCCGTGCAGGTACAGCGGCTCTTGTCCGGATAATGGCCGCAGCGGCATGGGTTCATGGCGCAGATCAGCATAAAATCCGCCGGAAACTCCACGCTTCCATTCAGCCTCGACACGGTAATCCGTCTCTCCTCCAGAGGCTGCCTCAGCAGATCCAGAATCCTTGCCGGAAATTCCGTCAGCTCATCGAGAAACAGGACACCTCCCGAAGCCAGAGAGATCTCCCCGGGCCTGGGATTTCTCCCGCCTCCGGCTAGGGACTGGGCCGTGATGCTGTGGTGAGGCGCCCGAAACGGCCTGCGGGTCATAAGAGGAAGCTCCTCCGGCAGCAGGCCGCAGATACTGTACACCTTCGATACCTCTATGGCCTCCTCAAAGGTTACAGCAGGAAGAATTGAGGGGAGCCGTTTGGCCGCCATGGTCTTTCCTGTTCCGGCAGGGCCGATGAGCAGGCAGCTGTGCTTTCCCGCCGCAGCCATCTCCATGGCGCGCTTTACCGTAATCTGCCCGCATATATCTGCATAATCAGGGAAGGCCTCCTCCCCCGTCTCTTCCTCCTTTTCAAACACTTCCCTGGAGAACCACTGCCCGCGGATGTTCTCCGGCCTGCGCAGAAGCTTTGCAAGGCCGCCGAGACTGGAAACTCCCACGATCTCTATTCCCTCCACCACAGTTCCCTCTCTCACATTCCTCTCCGGCACAAAGCAGCGGGAGAACCCCGCCTGCCTGGCACAGTAGACCCGCGGGAGAATCCCATTGACCGGCTTCACCTCCCCGTTCAGGCCGAGCTCACCCAGAAATACGGCTCCTGAGGCCGTCTTTTCAAGTTCCTCCTCCAGGCAGCACAGCACTGAGGCCGCTATGGCCAGATCAAAGGCTGTTCCCTCCTTTCTGACTCCTGCCGGTGACAGATTCACCGTAATTCTCCTGGGCGGCAGAAGCACACCGGAATTTCTCAGGGCAGTTCTCACCCTCTCCTGCGCCTCTCTCACCTCCTCTGACAGGTAACCCACCATGTTGAACGACGGAATCCCGCTGCTCATATCCGTCTCAATGGCAACCAGATACCCCTCTACGCCGCGTATGCCGCAGCTCACTGTCTTGCTGAACAAAATACATACTCCCTTCCCCCGCCGTGATGTGATGCGGGCCTCTGAAACTGAATGATCGATTTGCCAGACAATCCATTCGAAACCTTCTCGGTCTGGAGGCTTCCCGGTATGGAAACTTCTGTTATAGATAATAGAATGGAACGTCATAAAAAGAAATCAATGAAAAATTAAGAAATCAGTGAAAATGATAAGATTCGTAAAATAAGAAATTGCCAGAGATAAAAAACTGTTGAAAAATTGCTGAATGCTGAAGAAAAGAGGTTCAGGAACAGAAAAAAATTCAGAAAAAATGCAGACCGGGCTGGCAGCAGCAATGCACAGACTCGAAACAGAAAATCCTGCTCTCGTCCTGGCATTTTCATTGTCTCACAGATAACAGGATTTTGCAAAGTTTTTTTGCAGAATCTTTTGCAGGATTCTGCAAGGCTAAGCTGTATGGATAAGGATTCTGTATGCAAACCGGCGGAGGAAAAATCCCCCGCCGGCAGCTTAAATCTGATATTGATTGAACGTACCCTTTTAATTAGTCGTTTCCGTACAGTGTAACGAGCTTGGTCAGGTAAGAGTATCTTGCCTTTGCCTCTTCCTCGTTCTTTGCAGACAGCTCTTTTGCTCTCTCCGGATTCTTCAGAGCCAGAGATGCGTAACGAACCTCGCCCTTTAAGAACTCCTGGTAGTCTCCTGTCGGAGCCTTGCTGTCTAAGGAGAACTTCTTCTCAGCAGCCGGGTTGAAGCGGAAGTTGTGCCAGTAACCGCACTCTACAGCCAGCTTCTCCTCTGTCTGAGCCTTGCTCATACCCTTCTTGATACCATGGTTGATACATGGAGCGTAAGCGATAATTAAGGATGGTCCCGGATATGCCTCAGCCTCAGCCAGAGCCTTTACAGTCTGGTTGTAGTCAGCACCCATGGAGATCTGTGCTACGTATACATAGCCGTAGCTCATAGCGATAGAAGCCAGATCCTTCTTCTTAACATCCTTTCCGCCTGCTGCGAACTGTGCCACAGCACCTGTTGGTGTAGCCTTGGAGGACTGTCCGCCTGTGTTGGAGTAAACCTCTGTATCGAATACCATGATGTTGATGTCCTTGCCGGAAGCGAGAACGTGGTCAACACCGCCGAATCCGATATCGTAAGCCCATCCGTCACCGCCGAATACCCACTGGGACTTCTTGCCGAGGAAATCTTTGTTCTTTACGATCTCCTTGCAAACCGGGCAGTCAATTCCCTCTAAAGCGGCTACCATCTTATCTGTAGCAGCGCCGTTTAATGCGCCTACGTTGTATGTGTCAAGCCACTCCCTGCATGCAGCCTTCACTTCCTCGGAAGCCTCAGCGCCTGCAACGATGCCCTCAACCTTTGTCTTTAATCCGTCACGGATTGCGTTCTGAGCTAATAACATACCGTAACCAAACTCAGCGTTGTCCTCGAACAGAGAGTTGTCCCAGGCCGGACCGCGTCCCTGCTTGTTTACTGTGTATGGTGTGGACGGTGAAGAGTTACCCCAGATAGAGGAACATCCTGTCGCGTTGGAGATATACATTCTGTCACCGAAGAGCTGTGTGATTAACTTCGCGTACGGTGTCTCTCCACATCCTGCACATGCGCCGGAGAACTCTAAGAGAGGCTGCTTGAACTGGCTTCCCTTTACTGTTGTCTCCTTGAACTTGGCGATAACATCTTCCTTGATGTCCAGAGTCTGGCCGTAATCGAATACCTTCTGCTCGCCGAGGTTAGCGTCCAGAGCGCTCATGGTGAGGGCCTTCTCACCCTTCTTTCCTGGGCAGACATTTGCACAGGAACCGCATCCTGTACAGTCAAGAGCGGAGATTGTCATGGCGAACTTGTACTCCGGCATACCTGTCATCGGAAGAGCCTTTGTTCCCTCCGGAGCTGCTGCAAGCTCAGCGTCTGTCATGGCGATTGGACGGATAACAGCGTGCGGGCAGACATAGGAACAGAAGTTACACTGGATACAGTTGTCCGGATTCCATGTCGGAACATTTACAGCGATACCGCGCTTCTCATATGCAGAGGAACCGGATGGTGTGGAACCGTCTACATAGTCTACGAATGCGGATACAGGCAGGTTGTTTCCTTCCTGAGCGTTTACAGCTGCCTGAACGGTGTTGACGAACTTCACAACATCCTCGCGTCCGGATGTAGCGTGTGTCATATCCAGTCCCTCGTCCTCGCAGTTTTTCCAGCTCTCCGGAACCTGAACCTCTACCACGTGCTGAGCGCCTGCGTCGATAGCTGCCCAGTTCTTCATAACAACGTCCTCACCCTTGCGGCCGTAGGTTGCCTTTGCAGCAGCCTTCATCAGCTCGTTTGCCTTGTCAGCCGGGATGATGTCAGCCAGCTTGAAGAATGCAGACTGAAGGATTGTATTGATACGTGTCGGGCCCATGCCTGTCTCGATACCCAGCTTCACACCGTCGATGGTGTAGAACTTGATATGGTGCTCGGCAATGTATCTCTTAACCTGTCCCGGAAGGTGCTTCTCAAGGCCTTCCATATCCCATGGGCAGTTTAACAGGAATGTACCGCCGTCAACCAGCTCCTGAACCATGTTGTACTTGCGCACGTATGCCGGGTTGTGGCATGCTACGAAGTTCGCACGGCGGATCAGATAGGTAGACTTAATCGGAGAATGGCCGAAGCGCAGGTGGGACATGGTGATACCGCCGGACTTCTTGGAATCATAGTCAAAGTAAGCCTGAGCGTACATGTCTGTGTTGTCGCCGATGATCTTGATGGAGTTCTTGTTAGCGCCTACAGTACCGTCTGCTCCAAGTCCCCAGAACTTGCAGTTGATGGTTCCCTCTGGAGTTGTAACAAGGGGCTCACCCAGTTCCAGAGAAAGGTTTGTAACGTCATCCACAATACCGATTGTGAATTTCGGCTTCTCTGTGTTATTGTATACAGCTACGATCTGAGCCGGAGTTGTATCTTTGGAACCTAAGCCGTAGCGTCCTGTGAAGATCTCCACATCGCCGAACTTGCTTCCTCTTAAGGCAGCAACTACATCCAGGTACAGCGGTTCGCCGAGAGAACCTGGCTCCTTTGTTCTGTCGAGAACGGAGATCTTTTTAACTGTATCAGGAATTGCATTGATGAATGCCTCTGTGCAGAATGGTCTGTACAGACGAACCTTCACAACACCCACCTTCTGTCCCTGCTTTAACAGGTAGTCGATGGTCTCCTCGATTGTATCGTTTACGGAACCCATGGCAACGATGATGTGCTCTGCATCCGGTGCTCCGTAGTAGTTGAACAGCTTGTAGTCTGTTCCGATCTTCTCGTTAACCTTGTCCATGTACTCCTGAACAATAGCCGGAAGAGCCTCATAGTACGGGTTGCAGGCCTCTCTTACCTGGAAGAAGATATCCGGGTTCTGAGCAGAGCCTTTCTGGCATGGATGGTTTGGATTTAACGCGTTCTTTCTGAACTCGTCGATAGCATCCATATCAGCCATATCCTTCAGATCCTCATAATCCCATGTCTCGATCTTCTGGATCTCGTGGGATGTACGGAATCCGTCGAAGAAGTTGATAAACGGAACCTTGCCCTTGATAGCTGCCAGATGTGCAACCGGTGTTAAGTCCATAACCTCCTGCACGCTGGACTCGCACAGCATAGCGCATCCAGTCTGACGACAGGCGTAGATATCAGAATGATCGCCGAAAATATTTAATGCATGAGTGGCAACGGCACGCGCAGAAACATTAAATACACCCGGAAGCTGCTCTCCTGCAATCTTGTACAGGTTCGGGATCATCAGTAAAAGTCCCTGGGAAGCTGTGTAGGTAGTGGTCAGAGCGCCTGCTACCAGAGAACCATGTACAGCACCTGCTGCACCGGCTTCAGACTGCATCTCAGTGATCTGTACCTTCTGTCCGAAGATATTTGTCCTTCCGTCTGTTGCCCACTCGTCTGTGGCTTCTGCCATAGGAGAAGAAGGGGTAATCGGATAGATGGCTGCAACATCTGTATATGCATAGGAAGCATGAGCTGCTGCATGGTTACCATCCATGGTCTTCATTTTTCTTGCCATGTGAATATTCCTCCTATTAAATGTGAAATATTTATGAGATACTTCCCTCTCGGGAATATTTCCTGCTAAATATTATACCAAGTTTTTGTTAAAATGCAAACGAAAAAGGACGATTCCCGCGTACTTAATTAGAAACAATCCAAAAAAGGAGGAGAAGCCGTGTACGCAGCACTGCTTCTCCTCCTTTTTTGGCTGATGTTTAAAACCTGCCTGCAATTTTAATTTCCCGCCGGTCCTTCTGCCGGTGAATCCGGACCAGCCGGCACTGTCGGACCAGGGGACGGTGTCTGCCCTCCCTCCGGTACCTGGCTTTCGGGATTAGCCGGAACTGTCTCTCCCACTGCCGGACCTTCTCCCGCCGGGCTTCCTGGACCTGCTGGATTCTCCGCCGCCTCTGTAGATGCCGCTGTGCTGTCTGCAGACCCTGCAGATGCCTCTGTACTGTCTGCTGCTGCAGACTCTGTAGGAGCTTCTGTTGTCAGCACAACACCTGAAGTATTTCTTTTGATAATCGCGGCCTTTCCTCTGTAAACGCTGTTGTGGAAATCAATTCTGCTGATCTCCTCACCGTCCTTGTAGGTTACAAGGTCTGTACTCCACCTGCTTCCCGGTGTTGGCTGCTTTACAACCTTTTCCTGATCAGGCTGAAGTGTCTGATCCTCCTCATAGGTCGGCGCGGGCGGATCCAGCTCCGCTGTTTTCTCAGATTCCATACGTACCTTCACACCGCTCTCCAGAACCGGTATTCCGTAAATGGAGCAGGTCACCTTCTGGTCGGAAAAGCTGGCTCTGATGGCCACAGGATAGTCCGAATTATTTACAAACCGGAAATCCGGCCCGCCGTAGCTGACTGCCGCGTCCTCGCCCGGAGTCACATAGGAAGGCTCGTAGCTGTGCGCATGGCGCTCTGTACTTTTCAGTCCTGCAAAGATGACTGCATTGTAGAGAGTGGAAGAAACCTGACACACGCCGCCGCCCGGTTCCTGAATTACCTCACCGTTCAGATATGCCGTAGCCGGCTGATAGCCCTTCTCTGTGGAACGCGGTCCTGTAGTCTCATTAAATGAGAACTCCTGGCCCGGGTTCACGATCGTTCCATTAATCGCCTCCGTGCAGAGCTTCAGATTCTGATTCCTGTTTTTATTATTTGTGGCTGTGGTGGTGTAGGTTCCAATCGTGGTATATTTCTCCTCGAGCTGAGCCGCGGTCAGTTCCGGCTCCACTTCCTTTACCTGGGCCTCAATCACAGCCTTATAATCTTTGTTCCCGACAGCTTTCACAATGTCCTCGGCCAGCCTGTCCTGGTCGATGACAGCTCCCTTTGTTCCCTCTTCAAACTCAAACTTTCCAGTTTCTTTATTGTATCCTGAAATACCGCCGTTTTTGGCGACCATGTTCCAGTTCCCTGCAATCAGGGACGCCTCAGCCTTGGCTGCATCCAGCAGGTTATCCGTGTTGACTTCAAAGGTCGTTTCTGTGCTTCCCCCGTAGATTTCCTCGAGCAGCTCGTCCACTCTGCCCTCCAGCAGATTTCCCACAGAAGCTTCCTTGTCATTGTATGTCACCTTCATATCCCAGCCGTACTGATCAAGGATCTTCTCTCTTGCTTCCTCCTGGGTCATCCCGTCAATGGAAATACCGTCCACAGTGATTCCGCCCTCTGCCGCCTCCCCGGCCGCCGAAGATCCTTCCGTACTCTCAAGAGCGTCTGTTCCTCCGCTGCACCCTCTCACAAGGAGAACCACAGCCAGAATGATTACGATCAGGGCCACTCCATATACTATCCACTGAGTAAAATCTCGGTTTCTGCGCCGTCTTCTGTTGTGCATGTTTCTGGCGCTGTAGGAATAATTCGGCGTACCATGACCAGCTCGGTTTCTGGATGCGGCGGAATGTGAAGAACCTGCCCTTCCAGAGCGGGAAGAAGCCTCCCTTCTGCCTCCTGAATTCGATGTCCTTCTTCTGGAAGAACTTCTGTTTAATTCGCTCATTTTTCTCACCTAAAATTCATAATATTGTATTCTACGCACAAGTATAACACAATTTGTAGAAAATGAAAGAACATATTTTCTTAAAATTTTATTTCCGTCGAAAT is part of the Clostridium sp. M62/1 genome and harbors:
- a CDS encoding VanW family protein; the protein is MSELNRSSSRRRTSNSGGRREASSRSGRAGSSHSAASRNRAGHGTPNYSYSARNMHNRRRRRNRDFTQWIVYGVALIVIILAVVLLVRGCSGGTDALESTEGSSAAGEAAEGGITVDGISIDGMTQEEAREKILDQYGWDMKVTYNDKEASVGNLLEGRVDELLEEIYGGSTETTFEVNTDNLLDAAKAEASLIAGNWNMVAKNGGISGYNKETGKFEFEEGTKGAVIDQDRLAEDIVKAVGNKDYKAVIEAQVKEVEPELTAAQLEEKYTTIGTYTTTATNNKNRNQNLKLCTEAINGTIVNPGQEFSFNETTGPRSTEKGYQPATAYLNGEVIQEPGGGVCQVSSTLYNAVIFAGLKSTERHAHSYEPSYVTPGEDAAVSYGGPDFRFVNNSDYPVAIRASFSDQKVTCSIYGIPVLESGVKVRMESEKTAELDPPAPTYEEDQTLQPDQEKVVKQPTPGSRWSTDLVTYKDGEEISRIDFHNSVYRGKAAIIKRNTSGVVLTTEAPTESAAADSTEASAGSADSTAASTEAAENPAGPGSPAGEGPAVGETVPANPESQVPEGGQTPSPGPTVPAGPDSPAEGPAGN